The following proteins are encoded in a genomic region of Deltaproteobacteria bacterium:
- the aroC gene encoding chorismate synthase, protein MLGNTFGTFFRVATFGESHGPAMGVVVDGCPAGFAIDIEFIQNELKRRRPGQSKLVSQRKETDSFEILSGLFEGKTTGAPLAFVVFNQDVKSKDYEEIKELFRPGHADFTYFGKFGHRDYRGGGRSSARETVARVIAGAIAKQLLALVGVRIKGGVLQIGKAKAKTFAWEQVERSEVRSLDPEVESAFIAEIEAARKERDSIGGIVEVWAEGVPLGLGEPVFGRLDAAIAAAIMSIPAVKGIEIGAGFSAAALRGSEMNDEMTEHGFLSNNHGGILGGISSGAPIVVRFVVKPTASIAREQQTIDVNFQPAKISTRGRHDPCIAIRAVPVAESMLALVLVDAWLQFLASKGIRETFMTINNFSYGLSPDKSRANTNSDPR, encoded by the coding sequence ATGTTAGGTAATACTTTTGGAACATTTTTTCGCGTTGCGACTTTTGGAGAGAGCCATGGCCCTGCCATGGGTGTGGTAGTAGACGGTTGCCCGGCTGGATTTGCAATTGACATCGAGTTTATTCAAAACGAGCTTAAACGCCGACGTCCTGGACAATCTAAACTGGTAAGTCAACGAAAGGAGACCGATTCATTTGAAATTCTCTCCGGCCTTTTTGAAGGCAAAACTACCGGTGCGCCGCTAGCATTTGTCGTCTTTAACCAGGACGTCAAATCTAAAGACTATGAAGAAATTAAAGAACTTTTTCGTCCTGGACACGCCGATTTTACGTATTTTGGAAAATTTGGACATCGGGACTATCGCGGTGGTGGGCGTTCCTCGGCACGCGAAACTGTGGCGCGAGTAATTGCGGGGGCAATTGCCAAACAACTTCTCGCTTTGGTGGGAGTTAGAATTAAGGGCGGGGTTCTGCAAATTGGCAAGGCAAAAGCAAAAACCTTTGCATGGGAGCAGGTGGAACGCAGCGAAGTTAGAAGCCTAGACCCGGAAGTTGAAAGCGCATTTATTGCAGAAATCGAGGCGGCTAGAAAGGAGCGAGACTCAATAGGCGGCATTGTAGAGGTGTGGGCAGAAGGTGTACCGCTAGGATTAGGCGAGCCCGTGTTTGGCAGATTGGATGCTGCTATTGCGGCTGCCATCATGTCTATACCGGCAGTTAAGGGAATTGAGATAGGGGCGGGTTTTAGTGCGGCAGCGCTGCGTGGCAGCGAGATGAACGATGAGATGACTGAACATGGTTTTTTATCCAACAACCACGGAGGAATTTTGGGTGGCATTTCTTCTGGTGCGCCGATAGTAGTTCGTTTTGTAGTAAAACCAACTGCCTCAATTGCCCGCGAACAGCAAACTATTGATGTAAACTTTCAGCCTGCAAAAATCTCGACTCGCGGAAGACACGACCCTTGCATAGCCATTAGGGCAGTCCCAGTTGCAGAGTCTATGTTGGCACTAGTCTTAGTGGATGCGTGGTTGCAATTTCTTGCGAGCAAGGGCATTCGAGAAACTTTTATGACAATTAATAACTTTAGTTACGGCTTATCGCCTGATAAATCACGTGCAAACACTAATTCCGATCCAAGATAA